The Pedobacter mucosus genome window below encodes:
- a CDS encoding helicase HerA-like domain-containing protein: MTESAANFINKIKQSYAPTGSYIYLGAGLLDTTTYSEAEVNLSLKMMNRHGLIAGATGTGKTRTLQLLAEQLSEAGVPVFILDVKGDLSGLNQAGTANSKIEERAQQLNKPFTPSGFPVEIYSLSGKLGSQMRATVLEFGPTLLSKILDLNDTQSGVMAVIFKYADDNKMPIIDLNDLKKLVSYLSEGPGAVEIKSSYGSISTSTSGTILRKIVAIEQQGLSGIFGEKSFDIDDLFERVDGKGTISLLNISDVQNQPILYSTFLLSLLVELFNTMPEVGDLDKPKLVFFIDEAHLLFKNSSKAFLEQIETIIRLIRSKGIGIFFCTQSPTDVPESVLGQLGNRIQHALRAFTPNDVDALKKTVKTYPASDFYEIDKVLTSLGTGQALITVLNEKGIPTEVVATLLTPPRASMGPLNTNDLDNLIKVSPLYAKYKDAIDPESAYDILTKRINEQTAIADQEKSVKMENKPRTGEKSIVEQVMGATITRQIGKEIVRGIFGMLTGKKSRSRTGGGIFGF; the protein is encoded by the coding sequence ATGACCGAATCAGCTGCAAATTTCATAAACAAAATTAAACAATCGTATGCGCCAACTGGATCTTATATTTATTTAGGTGCTGGTTTACTGGATACTACTACATATAGTGAAGCCGAGGTAAATCTATCATTAAAGATGATGAATAGGCATGGTTTAATTGCTGGAGCCACTGGAACAGGAAAAACACGTACATTACAGTTGCTGGCAGAACAGCTATCTGAGGCTGGTGTTCCTGTTTTCATACTGGATGTTAAAGGCGACTTATCTGGGTTGAATCAAGCTGGTACGGCAAATTCGAAAATAGAAGAACGAGCACAACAACTTAATAAGCCATTTACACCTTCTGGATTTCCTGTAGAAATATACTCGTTATCTGGTAAGTTAGGTTCACAAATGCGTGCAACTGTTTTAGAATTCGGACCAACGCTTTTATCCAAAATTTTAGATCTTAATGATACGCAATCTGGTGTTATGGCAGTAATATTTAAATATGCTGACGATAACAAAATGCCGATTATCGACCTTAATGATTTAAAAAAATTAGTTTCTTATTTATCCGAAGGTCCGGGCGCTGTTGAAATAAAAAGTAGTTATGGTAGTATTTCAACCTCTACTTCAGGAACAATACTTAGAAAAATTGTAGCCATCGAACAGCAAGGTTTAAGTGGAATATTCGGTGAAAAATCTTTTGATATCGATGATTTATTCGAACGTGTTGATGGAAAGGGAACAATAAGTTTGTTGAATATATCTGATGTTCAGAATCAACCAATTTTATATTCGACATTTTTACTAAGTCTTTTGGTTGAATTATTTAATACTATGCCAGAAGTTGGTGATTTGGATAAACCAAAACTTGTTTTTTTTATAGATGAAGCTCATTTGCTTTTTAAAAATTCTTCAAAAGCATTTTTAGAGCAGATTGAAACTATAATAAGATTAATTCGCTCAAAAGGAATTGGAATATTTTTTTGTACTCAATCTCCAACAGATGTACCTGAAAGTGTTTTAGGTCAATTAGGTAACCGCATCCAGCATGCACTTAGGGCTTTTACACCGAACGATGTTGATGCACTTAAAAAGACAGTTAAAACCTATCCCGCTTCAGATTTTTACGAAATTGATAAGGTCTTAACATCTTTAGGAACCGGGCAGGCTTTGATTACGGTTTTAAATGAAAAAGGTATTCCAACAGAAGTTGTAGCCACTTTATTAACTCCCCCAAGAGCATCAATGGGTCCATTAAATACAAATGACCTTGATAATCTTATTAAAGTAAGCCCACTATATGCTAAATATAAAGATGCAATTGACCCTGAGAGTGCTTATGATATTTTGACCAAAAGAATTAACGAGCAAACAGCAATTGCTGATCAAGAAAAATCCGTTAAAATGGAAAACAAACCTAGAACTGGGGAAAAAAGTATTGTTGAACAAGTTATGGGGGCAACAATAACTCGTCAAATTGGAAAAGAAATTGTTAGAGGAATATTTGGTATGTTAACTGGGAAGAAGTCGAGATCTCGAACTGGAGGCGGAATATTTGGATTTTAA
- a CDS encoding DnaJ C-terminal domain-containing protein, which translates to MDYIDYYKILDLKKNASIEEIKKAYRKLARKYHPDLNPNNQEANKKFQQLNEANEVLSDPDKRKKYDKYGKDWQHADQLDAQQNQQRSYQSQGNRSGNTGYGEEDFSDFFSSMFGGGGRSGRNSPFKGQDYTAELQLNLLDAYTTHKKTLTVNGKQVRIKIPAGVENGQKIKLPGYGAPGVNNGPPGDLIIKFNISEDPKFKRKGNDIYLQEDIDLYTAVLGGQKIVETLNGKVKLNVPEGTQPDASLRLKGKGFPIYKKDNFFGDLYIKWQIIIPTNLSVAQKEMFETLAKS; encoded by the coding sequence ATGGACTACATTGATTATTATAAAATCCTTGATTTAAAAAAAAATGCCTCAATTGAGGAAATAAAAAAAGCATATCGAAAATTAGCACGAAAATATCACCCAGATTTAAACCCAAATAATCAAGAAGCAAATAAAAAATTTCAGCAACTTAATGAAGCAAATGAAGTTTTAAGTGACCCAGATAAGCGTAAAAAGTATGATAAATATGGTAAAGATTGGCAACATGCTGATCAGTTAGATGCTCAACAAAATCAACAAAGGTCGTATCAATCGCAAGGCAATAGGTCAGGTAATACTGGCTATGGTGAAGAGGATTTTTCAGATTTCTTTTCCTCAATGTTTGGTGGAGGTGGAAGGAGTGGAAGAAATTCGCCATTTAAAGGGCAAGATTATACTGCGGAATTACAGCTTAATTTATTGGATGCTTACACTACACATAAAAAAACCCTTACTGTTAATGGTAAGCAAGTTCGGATTAAGATACCCGCTGGAGTGGAAAATGGGCAAAAAATAAAACTTCCTGGTTATGGTGCACCAGGAGTAAACAATGGCCCTCCAGGAGATTTGATTATTAAATTTAATATTAGTGAAGATCCAAAGTTTAAGCGAAAAGGGAATGATATTTATCTTCAAGAAGATATAGATTTATATACAGCAGTACTAGGCGGACAAAAAATAGTGGAAACGCTTAACGGAAAAGTGAAACTTAATGTTCCTGAAGGTACTCAGCCTGATGCAAGTCTTAGGTTAAAAGGCAAAGGATTCCCAATTTATAAGAAAGATAATTTTTTTGGTGATTTATACATCAAGTGGCAAATAATTATACCAACTAATTTATCAGTAGCGCAAAAAGAAATGTTTGAAACACTCGCTAAAAGCTAA